In bacterium, the following are encoded in one genomic region:
- the clpP gene encoding ATP-dependent Clp endopeptidase proteolytic subunit ClpP: MALIPMVVEQTSRGERAYDIYSRLLKDRIIFLGTPIDDNVANLVTAQLLFLEAEEPEREIAMYINSPGGSVTAGLGIYDTMQYIKSEVSTICIGQAASMGALLLTAGAKGKRYALPNSRILIHQPLGGVQGQASDIDIQAREILRMREELNKILSTHTGQTIEQIGLDTDRDNFMSATQAKAYGLIDDVIVSRAEIPENGAGRGKKKDKEDGTGKNGN, translated from the coding sequence GTGGCATTGATTCCCATGGTGGTCGAGCAAACCAGCCGCGGTGAGCGGGCGTACGATATTTACAGCCGGCTCCTCAAGGACCGGATCATATTCCTGGGCACGCCGATTGACGACAACGTCGCCAATCTTGTGACGGCCCAACTCCTCTTTCTCGAGGCCGAGGAGCCCGAGCGGGAAATTGCGATGTACATCAACAGCCCGGGCGGCTCGGTGACGGCGGGCCTCGGCATCTACGACACGATGCAGTACATCAAGTCGGAAGTTTCGACGATTTGCATCGGCCAGGCGGCCAGCATGGGCGCCCTCCTGCTGACGGCTGGCGCGAAGGGCAAGCGATACGCGCTTCCCAATTCGCGCATCCTCATCCATCAGCCCCTCGGCGGCGTTCAGGGCCAGGCGTCTGACATCGACATCCAGGCCCGAGAAATTCTCCGGATGCGCGAGGAACTCAACAAAATTCTCTCCACGCACACCGGCCAGACCATCGAACAGATTGGGCTTGACACCGACCGCGACAACTTCATGAGCGCGACTCAGGCGAAAGCCTATGGGCTGATCGATGACGTCATCGTCTCGCGCGCGGAAATTCCCGAGAACGGCGCGGGCCGCGGCAAGAAGAAAGACAAAGAAGACGGTACGGGGAAAAACGGAAACTAA